The Paenibacillus mucilaginosus 3016 genome includes the window GCGTGCCGAGAATGAAGTCCCTTGAACGCACGTTCATTACGGCGGCCGCCATGTTGATGCCGAAGGAGGGCAGCACCGGCGTCACCCGGGACAGCGTGATGTACAGCAGTCCATGCTTGCCGAGCTTCTCGTTGAAGCGGCCTGCAATACGGTGCTTCGACAACCGGGCCTGCGCCCATTCCCTGCCGAAGCTGCGGGTGCCGTAGAACGCAAGAATGGCTCCGAGACAGGCGAACACATAATTGACCAGGAACCCCAGCCAGAACCCGAACAGGAGAACGTTCGCTCCCGCCACGACGACGAACGGCACGAACGGCACGATCGTTTGAAGCAGAATGAGCAGCGCCCCGAACACCTGTCCGATGAGGCCCAGGGAGCGCAGTGTGTCCGACAGATGCTGTATATCCCACTCACCCATGCAGCGTCCCCCTCTCCCTCCCTTATTGTACCAAAAATATGCGGTCTTCTCGACTCTGCGGAAGGCGTGTCCCCTCCACTTCCCTTTCGCTCAATTTGCCGCTTCCTTTACTTGACACGCACCTACTCTATCTTATAGAATTAGAAGTCGAGAATGAGTACTGATCCGCTCAAGTGCGGACTGACTTATTTATGGTGGAAGTCGGTGTCACCCTCTATAGGTTTTGTTGCTGTCGGGACCGCGGCTGGGTTCTTCCCGTACAGATGCGCAAAATCGGGCACAAGCTTCACCCGAATCCTAACTTTACTTATAAAGGAGCCCACCATACAATGTCACGTTACACAGGTCCTAAATTCAAACTCTCCCGCCGCCTCGGTATTTCCCTGAGCGGTACCGGCAAAGAACTCAAGCGTCCGTTCCCTCCAGGTCAGCACGGCCCAGGGCAGCGCAAGAAAATGTCCGGCTACGGCGTACAGCTGCAGGAGAAGCAAAAGCTTCGTCACATGTACGGTCTGAACGAGAAGCAGTTCCGCAACCTGTTCGACAAGGCTGCGAAAATGCAAGGGATCTCCGGTGAGAACTTCATGTTCCTGCTCGAGAGCCGTCTTGACAACCTCGTATACCGTCTGGGTCTCTCCAACTCCCGTGCAGGCGCACGTCAGCTGGTTTCCCACGGTCACGTAACGGTGAACGGCAAGAAAGTCGACATCGCGTCCTACCTGGTTTCCACTGGCGACGTAATCGGTCTTCGCGAGAAGAGCCGCAACCTGTCCGCAGTGAAGGAAGCTCTCGCGAACCGCAACTACCTGCCGGCTTACCTCGAGTTCAACGAAGCTGCAGTTGAAGGCAAGTACGTTCGTCTTCCTGAGCGTTCCGAGCTCGCACAAGAGATCGACGAAAAGCAAATCGTCGAGTTCTACAGCCGTTAATCTTCGGCTCACCGAAACAAGCTGCCCGCTTATGCCGGCAGCTTGTTTTTTTGTTGGGGCGCCGCTGGGGTGCCGGGCCGGGATATCCGGACATTTTCTTGCGCTGCCCTGGGCCGTGGTTTCTCCAGCCATAAAAAAGGCAAGCAGCCCGCTCCGCCGGAAATGTCCGGAGAAGCGGGCTGCTTGGCATGATGCCGGGGAGGTTCATCCCCGATTATTGGAACTTCACCAGGTAGTAGTTGCGCTTGCCCCGGCGGATGACGAGGAAGCGGCCTTCGAGGCCGTCGGCGGAACGGACAACCTTATCGAGCTCCGTCGTCTTGACGCCGTTGATCGAGACGGCGCCGCTCTCCACATCCTGGCGTGCCTGCCGCTTCGAAGGGACCGCCTTCACCTGCACGAGCAGGTCCAGCAGCGCGATCTCCGCGCCGGCTTCGAGCTCGGTGGAAGGCACATCGCTGAACGCCTGTTCGATCTCGCTGCCGGAAAGGGAGCCCACATCCCCGCTGAAGAGGACGGTGGAGATGCGGATGGCGCTCTCGGCCGCCTCGGCGCCGTGAACGAGCGTCGTCATCTCTTTGGCAAGCACCCGCTGTGCTTCCCGCTTCTCCGGCGCTTCCTTCACCTGACGCTCCAGCTCGCCGATCTCATCCGGAGACAGGAACGTGAAGTACTTCAGGAACTTCACGACATCATTGTCGTCCGTGTTGATCCAGAACTGGTAGAACTGGTAAGGCGTCGTCTTCTCCGCATTCAGCCACACGGCGCCGCCTTCCGTTTTGCCGAACTTCGAGCCGTCGCTCTTCGTTACCAGAGGCACCGTCAAGCCGAAGGCCTGATTGCCGTTCGTCTTCCCGATGAGCTCCAGCCCCGCCGTGATGTTGCCCCATTGGTCGGAGCCGCCGATCTGCAGGGTGCAGCCCCGCTTCTCATTGAGCTGCTGGAAGTCGTACGCCTGCAGGATCATGTAGCTGAACTCGGTGAAGGAGATCCCCTTCTCGAGACGCGAATCCACGGAGTCCTTGGCGAGCATGTAGTTCACGGTGAAGTTCTTGCCTACGTCACGGAGGAAGCCGATGACATTCAGCTCCGACAGCCAGTCGTAGTTGTTCGCCGTCTGTGCCGGGTTCTTCTGCGCTTCGAAGTCCAGGAACTGCGAAAGCTGGTTTCTCAGCTTCTGCGTCCACTCCTCAACGACTTCCTTCGGGTTCAGCGTACGCTCGGCCGCCTTGCCGCTAGGGTCGCCGATGAGGCCCGTGCCCCCGCCTACCAGCGCTACCGGAATATGGCCGGCCTGCTGGAAGCGGCGAAGCACCAGCAGCGGAAGCAGATGTCCGATATGCAGGGAATCCGCCGTCGGGTCGAAGCCCGCGTAGAGCACCACCGGCTCCTCCGCCAGCTTTTTGGCCAGTCCCTCCCGGTCCGTCACCTGGTTGATCAATCCGCGGAATTCCAAATCGCTCAAAATATCCATTGCCATTACTGCGTCATCCTCTCTATCTTGATAAAAATACAAAAAAAAGCCTTCTCCTCCACAAAGGGACGAGAAGGCTCAGCTCGCGGTACCACCCTAATTAAAGCCCTCCTCCCGGCTGCACAGGGGTCTCCCTGACAGGTCCGGCGGCGGACTTTCACTTCATCATGGATAACGGGCGGTCGGCCCGATCGGAAGCTACGCAAGGGACCCGTGCCATGGCCGGTTCTCCCTCTTCCCCTCCGCTGCTCCGGACGGTAATTCGGATGTCAGGTCAACTGCCGGCTCGCACCACCCGCCGGCTCTCTGAAAGCTGGGTCCCACTCCTACTGAATCCTTCACTGCATTTGGCTTATGGAATTATTAAAACCAGTTATACCACAGGCCCAAAAGACTTGTCAAACCCCGCCGGCGTGTGCAAATTCCCCCGGTTCCCCGCATTATCCCTGAGGGCTTCATCACCGAACCGTCACCGAAGAAGGAGCGGAATCCCATGCCGAACCTTGACGCTTTGTGCTATAATTGTTAAGGAATGTTTGGGCCAGGCAGGAGGAAGCCGTTTCATGGAACTGGATCAAGAGAAAGTAACAGAGAAGCAAACCAAGGAAGCGAAGAAACCCCGCAGTTATAAACGTGCCTTTTTTACCGCAGGAAAAGTGACGCTGAGCGGCATCAAGTGGCTCTTCATCCTCGGGCTGGTCGCCTGCTTTCTGGGAGGAGGCGCCGCCTTCGGCTACGTGACCTCCCTCGTCAAGGACGATCCCGTGCGGAGCAAGGAATCGATGCTGAAGGAAATGCAGGACGACGCGCTGACCGGCTTCGTCTACTTCCGGGACGATTCGGTTGTCGGGCAGCTGAGGACCGAGGAAGACCGGCGGATGGTCGCGCTGAACGACATTCCCCAGCATGTGCTCGACGCCGTCTTTGCCATCGAGGACAAGAACTTCTACGAGCATAACGGTGTCGACCTGAAGGGCACGGCCCGGGCCGTCGTCCAGAAGCTCCTCAAGGAAGACGTGCAGACGGGCGGCAGTACGATTACCCAGCAGCTCGCCCGCCGGGTGTTCCTCACCCTCAGCCGGGACGACAGCCGCAAAGCGAAGGAAATTCTGCTCGCCATGCGGATGGAGCGCCTGATGTCGAAGGACGAGATTCTGCTCGCCTATCTCAACAAGATTCCGTACGGCAACGGCTCGTCCGGCTACAATGTGTACGGGATCAAAGCAGCCGCCAAGGGCATCTTCAACATCGACGACCTGTCGAAGCTCAACCTCGCCCAGGCCGCCTATCTGGCCGGTCTGCCGCAGCAGCCGAGCAACTACTCCGCGTTCACCTCGAAGGGGGAAGTCGACGGGGCGGCCTTCAAACGGGCCGTGCAGCGCCAGCAGCTGGTGCTCCGCCGGATGCTCGAGGAAGGCAAGATCACCGACGCGCAGTACCAGGAGGCGCTGCAGTTCGACCTGAAGAGCACGCTCGCCGAGAAAGTCAAACGGGCCTACACCGAGTACCCTTACCTCATGATCGAGGTGGAGCGGGAGGCGGCCAAGGCGCTGCTCAAGGCGGAGAATCCGAAGCTGGATCCGAAGGAAAGTCCGGAGGAGTACGCCGAGGCGCTGAAGAGCATGCAGACGAAGCTCAGCCGGGGCGGCTACCATGTGTACACCACCATCGACAAGGATATTTACAGCTCGATGCGTGCGATCGCCGCCGACGAGAAGAATTTTACGCCGGAGGACAAGGTCAAGGGCATGGAGCAGATCGGTGCGGTGCTCATGGACAGCAAGACGAGCGCCATTCTCGGCATGATCGAGGGCCGCGACTTCTGGAAGGAGCAGCTCAATCATGCGACGCAGGCTTACCGTCAGCCAGGCTCTACGATGAAGCCGATCGCGGCATACATACCTGCCATGGAGGCAGGCACGATTCAACCGGCCTCGGTTATCGACGATGTGCCGATTATCCTGAAGGACGGCAGCAGAGGCTACCATATCCCGGAGAACTGGGATGACGGGTACCATGGCCTGATCACCGTCCGCCGGGCCTTCAACCAGTCTTACAACATCCCGGCCATCAAACTGTTCCTGAATGACGTGGGTATCGAGAAGGCCTGGACGTTCGCCAACCAGATCGGCGTCACCTCGGTGGGTGAAGAGGACTATGTCGCCCAGACCGGGGTCATCGGCGGCCTGCGGCGCGGGGTTACCGTCAAGGAGCTCACCAACGCATACGCCACCATGGGCAACAAAGGCGTGTTCAACGAAGCTTACATGATCCGCAAAATAACAGACTCGAACGGCAAGGTGGTATTCGAGCACCAGCTGCAGTCGAATCCGGTCTTCTCCGAACAGACCGCCTATCTTATCACGGACATGATGCGTACGGTCATCACGTCGGGTACGGCGACGGATCTCATGAAGACCTTCAAGCACTACGGCAAAGTGCCGATCGTCGGCAAGACAGGCTCCACCCAGGACGATGCCGATGCCTGGTTCATGGGCTATACGCCGGACATCACCCTCGGCGTCTGGGCGGGCTACGACCTGCCGGTGCACAAGCTCAGCAAAAAACGGGCGGCACCAACCGGGCCAAAAACATTTGGGCGATGGTTATGGACACGACGATCGAGAAGCATCCGGAGCTGTTCCCGACCAAGACGTTCGAGCGTCCGGCGGACATTGTGGAGATGACCGTCTCCTCGCTCTCCGGCAAGCTTCCGAGCAATGCTACGAGCCGTGCCGGAAAGCTGACGACGGATCTTTTCAACAAGAAGTATGTGCCGACCGAGGAAGACAATGTCATGGTCCGGCTGCCGGTCATTACTTATAACGGCATCAACTATATCGCAAGGGAAGGAACGCCTTCCGACTTTGTGGAAGAAAAATCCGTGATCAAGCGTCCGGAGCCGCTCGGGAAGCTGTTCCGCGAGCTCCGCAGCATCATCAGCAAGCTGCCGGCGGACCGCAAGCGCAGCCTGGACTTCTACAAGCCGAAGGATTATGCGCAGGACGCGCCGTCCGAGACGGATCCGCGCAAGGACGACGGCAACGCGCCTAACGCACCGACCACGGTCGTGGCGACCCGAAGCGGTGAGTCCAACGTCATCACCTTCGGGGCGAGCGACAGCGGCGACGCGGTCGGCTACCGCCTCTATCGGTCGGTGAACGGCGGCAGCTTCCAGCGGGTGGGCGGCGTGGTGTTCGCCGGGGATGAGACGAAGTTTACCGATACGTCCTCCTCCGGAGGCACGTTCGGGTACTACGTCACTACGGTCGATGTAGCCGGCAAGGAATCTTCGCCAAGCAAGGCCGCTTATACCGACGGCACGACCATGGATCTGCTCTTCGGCGCCGGCACCGGCGAGCCTGCGAAGACGGAGGACGACAAGAAAGCCGATTCCTCCGACGACAAAAAGAGCAGCGAGAAGGAATCGGATGATGACAAAGACAGCACTCCGGCACCCAAGAGTGTCCCTTCGATCCCCAGCGGCGTTACCGTGAAGTCCAGCGGGGGCGGCATCGAGCTGAAGTGGAAGGCCAACCCCGAGAAGGAGAAGGTTACGCAGTACAATGTCTATTTCAGCGACAAGGAGAACGGCAAGTACTCCAAGATCGGAACGGTGAAGGGCGGGACGGAGTTCAAGTATTATGCCGTCTCGACGGAAGGCTACTATATCGTTTCGGCGACCAATGAGGCTGGGGAGTCGAAGTCTTCGGTGGCCGTCAGGTCGAAGAAATAGCACGAGGCCGGTGCGGGGCGGTCGCTTAGGGATAGAGTCCGAGGGAGTTCGCGAGGCGGTCGTACAGAGGGGGGCTCCTCCGGCAGCTGTTCAACCACGTGAAGGACTGATTAGATGTGATGGAATCTTCACGGGGTTAAAAGGCTGACGTAAACTCCTCCGGCTCCCCCCTCTTCCCTCCCTGCTGCGAGCTCTCTCGCCAGGCTGGCAAGTGCCATCTCTCCGCCCTGACTTGGGGAGTAAATAAAAAGTACCGCCGGCGGCTTCGCTCCGCTGGCGGTACTTTTTTTGTTGCTGCTTAGCCTTGGGCAGGCTAAAGCAGGGAGGAACTGCTTGCAAGAGGTGCTGCGGGCTGCAGCACTACAATGGCCAATACCGCACCGCCTCCAGACTCCCTTTCAGGTTCGATGCAGCAGTATAACCGTAAAGACAAGACCTTCAACACAGCACTGCGACCCTGCTTTGCGGGGATAGATAAAGACCGCCAGCGGATGTATTTCCGCTGGCGGTCTTTGTTTAATGAATAAGAGCTGATTACTGACCGGATAAGTGCAGGGCGTATTAATCCTCGATCGTGGACAGGTCGCCTGTAGGGAGGTTCAGCTCCCAGGCTTTGAGGACGCGGCGCATGATTTTGCCGCTGCGGGTCTTCGGCAGCTTGTCTTTGAACTCGATCTCACGCGGGGCCGCGTGGGCGGACAGGCCTTCCTTCACGAAGCGCGAGATG containing:
- a CDS encoding TVP38/TMEM64 family protein, producing the protein MGEWDIQHLSDTLRSLGLIGQVFGALLILLQTIVPFVPFVVVAGANVLLFGFWLGFLVNYVFACLGAILAFYGTRSFGREWAQARLSKHRIAGRFNEKLGKHGLLYITLSRVTPVLPSFGINMAAAVMNVRSRDFILGTLIGKSPMILLESLIGHDLLHFTQYKGRLLVLLAVFGLLLAAGSYLNKRWTNSGTD
- the rpsD gene encoding 30S ribosomal protein S4, which gives rise to MSRYTGPKFKLSRRLGISLSGTGKELKRPFPPGQHGPGQRKKMSGYGVQLQEKQKLRHMYGLNEKQFRNLFDKAAKMQGISGENFMFLLESRLDNLVYRLGLSNSRAGARQLVSHGHVTVNGKKVDIASYLVSTGDVIGLREKSRNLSAVKEALANRNYLPAYLEFNEAAVEGKYVRLPERSELAQEIDEKQIVEFYSR
- the tyrS gene encoding tyrosine--tRNA ligase; its protein translation is MDILSDLEFRGLINQVTDREGLAKKLAEEPVVLYAGFDPTADSLHIGHLLPLLVLRRFQQAGHIPVALVGGGTGLIGDPSGKAAERTLNPKEVVEEWTQKLRNQLSQFLDFEAQKNPAQTANNYDWLSELNVIGFLRDVGKNFTVNYMLAKDSVDSRLEKGISFTEFSYMILQAYDFQQLNEKRGCTLQIGGSDQWGNITAGLELIGKTNGNQAFGLTVPLVTKSDGSKFGKTEGGAVWLNAEKTTPYQFYQFWINTDDNDVVKFLKYFTFLSPDEIGELERQVKEAPEKREAQRVLAKEMTTLVHGAEAAESAIRISTVLFSGDVGSLSGSEIEQAFSDVPSTELEAGAEIALLDLLVQVKAVPSKRQARQDVESGAVSINGVKTTELDKVVRSADGLEGRFLVIRRGKRNYYLVKFQ